In Zunongwangia profunda SM-A87, the following proteins share a genomic window:
- a CDS encoding CocE/NonD family hydrolase produces the protein MKLHQRSLLYTLLLFVVFQVAAQSGNDYNVKDHYTKTEVDIPMRDGTKLHTTIYTPKDTSKKYPIIMQRTPYSSRPYGEGQMRSMIGPNQYLMQQGNIIVYQDVRGRWMSEGTYDNMRAYIPNKKGEQFDEASDTYDTIDWLVKNVDNNNGNVGMWGISYPGFYSVYSLIDSHEALKAVSPQAGISDFFFDDFHHNGAYLLSYWRATALFGYQKDAPTTESWYELPELGTQDQYQFFLDHTPLSTLDEYYKEDNEFWQQLKDHPNYDEFWQSRGIIQHLDDVKPAVMIVGGLFDAEDLYGPFNEYRKIEKSSNTYNILVYGPWSHGDWARESGRQSVGNVYFGDSLSTRFQQDYETKFFNHFLKQNGKGSLDLAEAHIYDTGKREWTDYGQWPPKNTVTKTFYLGDDQELTTQPTDTKQEFVSDPAKPVSYNDEIKTVFTPREYMTGDQRFAARRPDVLVYETEVLDEDLSVVGEIEAMLKVATTGSAADWVVKVIDVYPPDAENYPETMDHLKMSNYHMMVRSEVMRGRFRNDFSKPEPFEPNKKTDVNITLQGVNHTFKKGHKMQIQIQSTWFPLIDLNPQIYVDNIFKAEKDDFQKQTHTVFGDSAIKFSVLKK, from the coding sequence ATGAAATTACACCAGCGATCATTACTTTATACGTTATTACTCTTTGTAGTATTTCAGGTTGCTGCTCAATCGGGCAATGATTACAACGTAAAAGATCATTACACCAAAACTGAAGTGGATATTCCCATGCGGGATGGTACTAAACTGCACACTACAATTTATACTCCTAAGGATACCTCAAAAAAGTATCCAATTATTATGCAAAGAACGCCTTATAGCTCCAGACCTTATGGAGAAGGACAAATGCGTTCTATGATTGGTCCTAACCAGTACCTGATGCAACAGGGAAATATTATCGTGTATCAGGATGTACGCGGGCGTTGGATGAGTGAAGGAACGTATGATAACATGCGTGCCTATATTCCCAATAAAAAAGGAGAACAATTTGATGAAGCCAGCGATACTTATGATACTATCGATTGGTTGGTAAAAAATGTAGATAACAATAATGGAAACGTTGGAATGTGGGGAATTTCTTACCCAGGATTCTATTCAGTTTATTCTTTAATAGATTCTCACGAAGCTCTAAAAGCGGTTTCACCACAAGCGGGAATTTCAGATTTCTTTTTCGATGATTTTCATCATAATGGTGCTTATCTCTTAAGCTACTGGAGGGCAACTGCACTTTTTGGATATCAAAAGGATGCCCCTACAACAGAGAGTTGGTATGAGTTACCAGAACTTGGCACTCAGGATCAGTATCAATTCTTCTTAGATCATACACCACTAAGTACTTTAGATGAATATTATAAAGAAGATAACGAATTCTGGCAACAGTTAAAAGACCATCCTAATTATGACGAATTTTGGCAATCCAGAGGGATTATCCAACATTTAGATGATGTAAAACCTGCGGTGATGATTGTTGGTGGATTATTTGATGCTGAAGATTTATATGGACCATTTAATGAGTACAGGAAAATTGAAAAATCCAGCAATACCTATAATATTTTGGTGTATGGCCCCTGGAGCCACGGTGACTGGGCTCGGGAAAGCGGGAGGCAGTCTGTTGGCAATGTGTATTTTGGGGATAGCCTTTCTACAAGATTTCAACAGGATTACGAAACAAAGTTCTTTAACCATTTCTTAAAACAAAACGGTAAAGGCTCCTTAGACTTGGCTGAGGCACATATTTATGATACTGGTAAAAGGGAATGGACAGATTATGGGCAGTGGCCTCCAAAAAACACCGTAACAAAAACTTTTTATTTAGGGGATGATCAGGAACTTACAACCCAGCCCACAGATACAAAACAAGAGTTTGTAAGTGACCCTGCAAAACCGGTATCGTATAACGATGAAATCAAGACGGTATTTACGCCACGGGAATACATGACCGGCGACCAGCGGTTTGCAGCAAGAAGACCGGATGTACTGGTGTATGAAACCGAAGTTTTAGACGAAGATCTAAGTGTGGTTGGAGAAATTGAAGCAATGCTAAAAGTTGCAACTACGGGAAGCGCCGCAGATTGGGTAGTCAAAGTGATCGATGTATACCCTCCAGATGCCGAGAACTATCCTGAAACGATGGATCATTTAAAGATGAGCAATTATCACATGATGGTTCGTAGTGAAGTGATGCGGGGCCGTTTTAGAAATGATTTCTCAAAACCAGAGCCGTTTGAGCCTAACAAAAAGACTGATGTAAATATTACATTACAAGGGGTAAACCATACCTTTAAAAAGGGCCATAAGATGCAAATCCAGATTCAAAGTACCTGGTTTCCTTTAATCGATCTTAACCCACAAATTTATGTAGACAACATTTTTAAAGCTGAAAAAGACGATTTTCAGAAACAAACACATACCGTATTTGGAGATTCTGCCATTAAATTTTCGGTACTGAAAAAATAA
- a CDS encoding protein-disulfide reductase DsbD family protein, protein MNKFIALAVLLFAILPLKAQVFDPSMAGGGGQFENPVNWEASFEKENDSIYIIKIKAELEGNWHLYSQKEVEMDIAPIPTQFTFNVEEEEYELIGETLEPEVEPVYDEVFEANITYFEEEAEFTQKIKVVNPEDTQVVVEVYYSVCDDKQCLPPETERFTLSLGSNKVTQGFTDLTIEDEDQSLAQQLDIKVQGWEGYETEKEESSYLSIFFLGFVGGLIALLTPCVFPMIPLTVSFFTKGAQTRSKGVTNAILYGFFIFLIYVLLSLPFHLLDSVNPELLNNISTNVTLNVIFFVIFIVFAFSFFGYYEITLPSSWGNKLDDKASSIGGIIGIFFMAVTLAIVSFSCTGPILGSLLGGSLSSDGGATLLSIGMGGFGLALALPFALFALFPNWLNSLPKSGGWLNSVKVVLGFIELALAFKFLSNADLVDHWGILKREVFLGIWIILGIGLTLYLFGVIRFPHDGPKQKISKARFGLGILSLLFVLYLIPGLTNTSYSNLKLLSGFPPPMFYSLYDKDTGGPMGLESYHDFEEGVKAAKEQGKPIIIDFTGWACVNCRKMEEQVWTDPEVYDILKNDYILISLYVDDKEELPEDKQFNYERPDGSIKKIKTVGDKWATFQTLNFKNNSQPFYVLLDSNFNLLNKPTGYTPKVSEYISWLENGLQKTEELAKK, encoded by the coding sequence ATGAATAAATTTATAGCCTTAGCAGTATTACTTTTTGCTATTTTACCACTAAAAGCGCAGGTTTTCGATCCGTCGATGGCTGGTGGTGGCGGTCAATTTGAAAACCCGGTTAACTGGGAAGCTTCTTTCGAAAAAGAAAATGATAGTATTTATATCATCAAAATTAAAGCCGAATTGGAAGGTAACTGGCATTTGTACTCGCAAAAAGAAGTAGAAATGGATATCGCTCCAATTCCTACTCAATTCACTTTTAATGTTGAAGAAGAGGAGTACGAGCTTATTGGGGAAACCTTAGAACCGGAAGTAGAACCGGTTTACGATGAGGTTTTTGAAGCTAATATTACGTATTTTGAAGAAGAAGCAGAATTTACTCAGAAAATAAAGGTGGTTAATCCTGAAGATACTCAGGTTGTTGTTGAAGTGTATTATTCGGTTTGTGATGATAAACAATGTTTACCGCCAGAAACCGAACGTTTCACCCTTTCCCTGGGCAGTAACAAAGTAACTCAGGGATTTACAGATTTAACTATTGAAGATGAAGACCAAAGTTTAGCCCAACAATTAGATATTAAAGTACAGGGCTGGGAAGGCTACGAAACAGAAAAAGAGGAATCTTCTTATTTGAGTATTTTCTTTTTAGGCTTTGTAGGTGGTTTAATCGCATTGTTAACACCATGTGTGTTTCCTATGATTCCGTTAACCGTATCTTTCTTTACTAAAGGGGCTCAAACACGCTCTAAAGGAGTTACCAATGCCATATTGTACGGTTTCTTTATCTTTTTAATATATGTGCTTTTAAGTTTGCCTTTTCATTTACTGGATAGTGTAAACCCCGAATTGCTAAATAATATCTCAACCAATGTTACCCTAAATGTCATATTCTTTGTGATATTTATTGTTTTTGCGTTTTCTTTCTTCGGGTATTACGAAATCACTTTACCCAGTTCATGGGGAAATAAACTTGATGATAAAGCCAGCAGTATAGGTGGGATTATCGGTATTTTCTTTATGGCGGTAACACTTGCGATAGTTTCTTTTTCCTGTACTGGGCCAATTTTAGGATCGCTTCTTGGAGGTTCATTAAGTAGCGATGGTGGTGCAACGTTGCTTTCTATAGGAATGGGCGGTTTTGGGCTGGCTTTAGCCTTACCATTCGCTTTATTTGCCTTATTTCCAAACTGGTTAAATTCCTTACCAAAAAGTGGTGGCTGGTTAAATTCAGTAAAAGTGGTTTTAGGTTTTATAGAACTGGCATTAGCTTTTAAATTTTTATCGAATGCAGATCTAGTAGATCACTGGGGGATTTTAAAAAGAGAAGTATTTTTAGGAATATGGATTATTTTAGGCATTGGTCTTACACTATATCTTTTTGGTGTAATTCGTTTTCCGCATGATGGGCCAAAACAAAAAATAAGCAAAGCAAGATTTGGTCTTGGTATTTTAAGTTTGCTATTTGTGTTGTATTTAATCCCCGGCCTTACCAATACTTCTTATTCTAATTTAAAATTATTAAGTGGTTTCCCCCCGCCAATGTTTTATAGCCTTTACGATAAAGATACCGGTGGTCCCATGGGGCTGGAAAGTTATCATGATTTTGAAGAGGGCGTAAAAGCAGCCAAAGAGCAGGGAAAACCAATTATAATTGATTTTACAGGTTGGGCTTGTGTGAACTGTCGTAAAATGGAAGAGCAGGTATGGACCGACCCCGAAGTATACGATATTCTTAAAAACGACTATATTTTAATATCACTTTATGTAGATGATAAAGAAGAGCTACCAGAAGATAAACAGTTTAATTACGAACGCCCGGACGGTAGTATTAAGAAAATAAAGACAGTGGGCGACAAATGGGCGACTTTCCAGACCTTAAACTTTAAAAATAATTCGCAACCTTTTTACGTGCTTTTAGATAGTAATTTTAATCTGTTAAACAAGCCAACTGGTTATACGCCAAAAGTTTCAGAATACATATCCTGGTTGGAAAATGGACTTCAGAAAACAGAGGAATTAGCTAAAAAATAA
- the tilS gene encoding tRNA lysidine(34) synthetase TilS: MEKAFKDHIKSDFPNLVNAKLILAVSGGVDSMVLMRLCKKVKLDFAIAHCNFNLRDNESDGDEEFVVRAAQNLELKVHIQHFNTISFAEEHKLSIQMAARELRYHWFEELRIAENADYILVAHHANDSLETFLINFVRSTGPEGLAGIKAENDKILRPLLKFSRQEIENYARDHQILWREDSSNASTKYLRNKIRHQVIPILEEMNPQFLEGFKNTQEYLRQQLDLVEDYTELIYKKAVKKVDFGYSFDVLFLQRLPHAKAVLYQLLKTFGFTEWNDVYNLLEAQSGKMVFSNTHRLVKDRDELYLTKIDQSHIKETYDIAENEENFMLPNAVFSFHQVSAIQETNRNIIYVNANKLQYPLRLRRWQKGDSFHPFGMKGRKKVSDFFKDNKLSLPQKENTWLLTSGDKIVWIVNWRADNRFAITSENQPILKITFHQ, encoded by the coding sequence ATGGAAAAAGCATTTAAAGATCATATAAAATCGGACTTCCCAAATTTGGTGAATGCCAAATTGATCCTTGCAGTAAGTGGTGGTGTAGATAGTATGGTTTTAATGCGTCTTTGTAAAAAGGTAAAACTAGATTTTGCTATAGCGCATTGTAACTTTAATCTAAGAGACAATGAAAGCGATGGTGATGAAGAGTTTGTAGTGCGAGCGGCACAAAATCTAGAGTTAAAAGTTCATATTCAACATTTTAATACCATTTCTTTTGCTGAGGAGCATAAGCTTTCTATACAAATGGCAGCGAGAGAATTGCGGTATCACTGGTTTGAAGAATTACGAATCGCTGAAAATGCCGATTATATTCTGGTAGCACATCATGCTAATGATTCTTTAGAGACTTTTCTGATTAATTTTGTGAGAAGTACAGGACCTGAAGGATTAGCGGGTATCAAAGCTGAGAATGATAAGATTTTACGTCCATTACTAAAATTTAGCCGGCAGGAAATTGAGAATTATGCCCGTGATCATCAGATTTTATGGCGGGAAGATAGCAGTAATGCTTCTACAAAATATCTTCGGAATAAAATAAGGCATCAGGTTATTCCAATATTGGAAGAAATGAATCCTCAATTTTTAGAAGGTTTTAAAAACACCCAAGAATACTTACGCCAGCAATTAGATCTTGTTGAGGATTATACCGAGCTGATTTATAAAAAAGCGGTTAAAAAGGTAGATTTTGGCTATTCTTTCGATGTGCTTTTTCTTCAGCGTTTGCCACATGCCAAGGCCGTTTTATATCAACTTCTAAAAACATTTGGATTTACCGAATGGAATGATGTCTATAATTTACTGGAGGCGCAATCTGGCAAAATGGTATTTTCTAATACACATCGACTCGTAAAAGACCGGGATGAGCTGTATTTAACTAAAATCGATCAGTCTCACATAAAAGAAACCTATGATATTGCAGAAAATGAGGAGAATTTTATGCTACCCAATGCCGTGTTTAGCTTCCATCAGGTTTCAGCCATCCAGGAAACTAACCGGAATATTATTTATGTAAATGCCAATAAACTACAATATCCTTTAAGACTTCGTCGTTGGCAGAAAGGCGATAGCTTTCATCCATTTGGGATGAAAGGTCGTAAGAAAGTAAGCGACTTTTTTAAGGACAATAAATTATCTTTGCCGCAAAAGGAAAATACCTGGTTATTAACTTCTGGTGATAAAATCGTTTGGATTGTAAACTGGCGTGCAGATAATCGATTTGCGATAACATCCGAAAATCAACCCATATTAAAAATTACCTTTCATCAATGA
- a CDS encoding anthranilate synthase component I family protein, whose translation MRSTKIFELSDVDLFKQKLLSWASGFREVVWLDSNDYPDKYRQYDAILAIEAFTAIKTDTVEAFKKLKEYQQTTADWIFGYLSYDLKNDTENLKSKNHDGLLFPELYFFQPQKLFLLKGNQLEVQYLRVVDDEIDLDFTEISDIIFPEKTPERPQKSAIYSRLSKEEYLRKVENMIRHIYRGDIYEANFCQEFYIENVALDPIQAFNQLNSISNPPFASFLKMENYHAMCASPERYMQKNGNRLISQPIKGTAARHSDPQIDVENAQKLTEDLKERSENIMIADLVRNDLSRTAKKGSVRVEELCEVYSFKQVHQLISTISAELQEEVSAVDVLQSTFPMGSMTGAPKISAMKIIEELEESKRGLYSGAIGYFTPEADFDFNVVIRSILYNSENNYASFSVGGAITAQSKPEKEYEECMVKAKAMRQVLESLSQF comes from the coding sequence GTGCGCAGTACCAAGATTTTTGAACTTTCTGATGTCGATTTATTTAAGCAAAAATTGCTAAGCTGGGCTTCTGGATTTAGAGAAGTGGTTTGGCTGGATAGCAATGATTATCCAGATAAATATCGTCAATACGATGCAATTCTAGCGATAGAAGCTTTTACGGCCATCAAAACCGATACTGTAGAAGCATTTAAAAAATTAAAGGAATATCAGCAGACTACGGCCGATTGGATTTTTGGGTATTTATCCTATGACCTGAAAAATGATACTGAAAATTTAAAAAGTAAAAATCATGACGGACTTTTATTTCCAGAGCTTTATTTTTTTCAGCCTCAAAAATTGTTTTTGCTTAAAGGAAATCAACTTGAAGTACAATACCTTAGAGTGGTTGATGATGAAATTGATTTAGATTTTACTGAAATAAGTGATATTATATTTCCTGAAAAAACACCTGAAAGACCTCAAAAGTCTGCTATATATTCAAGACTTTCCAAAGAAGAATATTTGAGGAAAGTTGAAAATATGATAAGGCACATTTATCGCGGAGATATTTATGAAGCCAACTTTTGCCAGGAATTCTATATTGAAAATGTAGCGCTAGACCCTATACAGGCGTTTAATCAACTCAACAGCATTTCCAACCCACCTTTTGCCAGTTTTTTAAAGATGGAAAACTACCATGCTATGTGTGCTTCACCAGAGCGTTATATGCAGAAGAATGGAAATAGGCTTATTTCTCAGCCTATTAAGGGAACTGCAGCCCGGCATAGTGATCCACAAATAGATGTTGAAAATGCCCAAAAGCTTACCGAAGATTTAAAGGAACGATCAGAAAATATCATGATCGCCGATTTGGTTCGAAACGATCTTTCGCGCACGGCAAAAAAAGGAAGCGTAAGAGTAGAAGAATTATGCGAAGTCTATTCTTTTAAGCAGGTCCATCAGTTGATTTCAACAATTTCGGCAGAACTTCAGGAGGAGGTATCAGCAGTCGATGTACTACAAAGTACTTTTCCGATGGGCAGCATGACGGGTGCTCCAAAAATTTCAGCAATGAAAATTATTGAGGAACTAGAGGAAAGCAAACGCGGACTTTATAGCGGAGCAATTGGTTATTTTACTCCAGAAGCCGATTTTGACTTTAACGTGGTTATTCGAAGCATACTCTATAATTCAGAAAATAACTATGCCTCCTTTTCGGTTGGGGGAGCCATTACCGCACAATCTAAACCAGAAAAGGAATATGAAGAATGTATGGTAAAAGCCAAAGCGATGAGACAGGTGTTGGAATCTCTAAGCCAATTTTAA
- a CDS encoding NADPH-dependent FMN reductase, whose product MKRILGFAGSNSSKSINSQLVRNILDRFSTDFETTQIDIRDFELPFYGEDLEKEQGIPQRAKDFANEIEKRDALIIAINEHNGSLSAVFKNLIDWVSRHHRGFLTGKKIILVAASPGGSGAASAMAYAKTAFGIFGGEVVATISFPNFYDNFENGEIINTQLEEEVQSKINTFAQQI is encoded by the coding sequence ATGAAACGTATTTTAGGCTTCGCAGGTTCCAACAGTAGTAAATCTATCAATTCGCAACTTGTTCGTAATATATTAGATAGATTTTCAACAGATTTTGAAACAACGCAGATCGATATTCGCGATTTTGAGTTGCCATTTTATGGTGAAGATTTAGAAAAGGAACAGGGAATACCGCAGCGCGCCAAGGATTTTGCTAATGAAATCGAAAAGAGAGATGCTTTAATTATTGCGATTAACGAGCATAACGGTAGTTTATCTGCCGTATTTAAAAACTTAATTGATTGGGTTTCTCGACACCATCGTGGTTTTTTAACCGGAAAAAAAATCATTTTGGTAGCAGCTTCGCCAGGAGGTAGTGGAGCAGCAAGTGCGATGGCTTACGCAAAAACAGCTTTTGGTATATTTGGTGGCGAAGTGGTAGCTACTATTAGCTTTCCTAATTTTTATGATAATTTTGAAAATGGAGAAATTATCAATACACAACTTGAAGAAGAAGTTCAGTCAAAAATAAATACTTTTGCGCAACAAATTTAA